Genomic segment of Chelonoidis abingdonii isolate Lonesome George chromosome 5, CheloAbing_2.0, whole genome shotgun sequence:
AACATTTTCAAGAGCAGGCTCCAAATATTTGCATACAGATTAATTAACTATACATGCAGATATGATTTTTGCATACACACTTGTGTAGTGCGAAACATTGACTCCAGGTTAGCTGCATATTCTTGAAAATTTGACATATAGGAATGTGTTTTACATTTGTGATTTAgatctttttttaatcttcatgTTGAAAGTATATAATATACTTCCCCATCCTGTCCGCCACCATATGTTCTTCTAATTGCCCTCCTTTTCCCACCACGCCCAGATGCTGTAGGTGAGCCGTCCTGTTGCATTGCAGAGTCAGTTTTAAGTTTTTATTTATACCTATAAGACTAAACCAGAAGCTGCTTGATGCTCCACATTAACCTTTATTAATTATTGAAACTAAAGGGCTGTCTAGACACAAAGTTGAACTGTTTTAAAGTGGTACACATCCTTTTCCACTGGGGATGCAGTTATACTAGATAAAGGTGCCCTATACCAGTATATCTTAATCCCCTTTCCATAAGATAAGCTGTTATAAGGCAcctttgtactggtataactgtgtccacactaggggttcTACCAatataactatttcagtaaaaaGTTACACCTCTATTTGAAATAGTTATTCTGGAACAAAAAAACATGTTTAGACTAGGCCTCAAACTTTAAAGATGGGTAACTGGTAGTAAAGTGCCATTCATTGCAGCCAGACGCAGGCAGAATGGGCTTGTTGGAAATAATAGACAAAAAGAACTATTAAATCTGACATAAGCActagagagagaaatggaatatAGGATTTCAAATTATCTCCCATGTATTCCATCCTAAAGAAATCTAAAGAACgcagtttaatttattttctcataCTATTCTCTTGAGTTTTGGGAGGTAATTGTGATTCCAAACTTATTCTGTGAAAATCATAGCTCATAAACATTAAGAAATGCAATGAACAATGTTTTATCAAAATATCCCCTTTCACATTGCTTTACAAGTCCTTGTTTTTTCCCTGAAAAGCTAATGCTCTGATATTTAGACCATGATCCTACAACTGAATTTGCTAGCATGGATTCCTGCATTTGTTCAGAGccttattgaaattaatgggagtttccATAGGTGCAGGGATCCATGCTTGTGAATCCTGCTGCAGAACTGGAGccacagtttgttttgttttagcaaaAGTTGTCTTTAGATCTAATATACTTGTGATTGGCACATCTAATGGAAACTTTGTTTCACTTAAATTTCAGATCACTAAATGTAATGAACTACAAGACTACACACTTGATATATTAGCTTTGAACAGTGGGATAAAGATTACACTTCTTGGATTTTGTAAACTGTAACAATTCAATGATTAAAGGGCATTTGAAATAAATAGAAGTTTTCTGGAAGATAGAATTCAGTCAAATAAGGCAAACCCAGATTTTAATTGTATCCTAGTTGAGactgtattttataaatatgtaaacaaaataaatacatacctTATGTACAAATATATGTTTAAAGTGTGAAATTAAACTATATTAATACAAATTTTATAGTTTATTCGTATTGTTGGAGAGGTTTATACATCAAATATACATACCAAAAAGTATTTTAGATTTTAAGTTTTTATATAAATGTTATGATGGTGGCACCAATAAGTAGCAATTACCACTTCTGAGATGAACATCAATATTTATTAATCAGAGATAAAATATTGCCTAAAGTAAAGGTATGGTTTCCCTTTAGAAAGAATAAAGATTGATGTTCATCTTAACCAAGCCAAAATGCATTACTGTATTTGGATTGTCTTCTTCAAAAGAATACGCCTTCTGTTAAGATGGCCTTCTCAAAATAGACACCATCTCCCATTGTTTACAAAAGGGACTGAAGCCGCAACCTGTCATAGCAAACATGGCCACCATCTCCATTCATCTGCACTTCACAGTGCTTCTCTTTCTGCCTCTTGACAGCATAAGGTGCTGTTATCTTTCTTAAGGGCAGTTTGGCTTCACTTCCATTAagggaaaaaaactgaaaaaaatctgttgtgtcttaaaaaatcagtttcttataACCTAAGACCACACAAACTTTAACCCCTTCTTAACATAATTCACCTGGAATTGGTATAAGGTCCAATGCAGTGTAGCCAGGTCAGTCCCAGACTATGAGAGACAAAGCGggtaaggtaatattttttattagaccaacttctgctgatgagagagacaagctttcgaaccacacagaaagcttgtctctctcaccaacagaagctggtccaataaaagattatttcctcacccaccttgtctccataAGCTCCCAGGTATTCAGAACAGTTTGTAAGTGTATCAAAGCTAAATTATTACAAAAATCCACAAGGTATCCAACTTGAACATTTAGATGTACAAAATTGTTACATGAAGATAATGTTTTTATGTTAACATGTATTAGTAACTCATTTTAGTACCAAAAGTATTCTTGGGCTATCCTACTACTTTGTTATTCACTGAGTAATagccaaaagaaaagaaaagaaaaagtaaataaaattcaGACTGAACATGACGTTTTTCAACATTTAATAGtatgaaaatgaaaagtaatgtaTTGGCCAGGTCTTTCagtccttacttaggcaaaataACCATTGAGATCAATAGAGGCTTTGCCTGAGTAAAGTTACTGTAGGACAGGGCCTCCtagtatttatatattttaattgataTGGCAGTTTTGGTGTTTTCCGAGTCCACAGACATCAAGCATAGTTCATTTCTTCTTTAATTTTGAAGTTTTTATATTATTGAACAAGTATTTGTGATAGTGCTGTCCTTTGACGTTTTGGTATCATCTTCATAGGAAATATCAGAAAGATATATGGCCAATAATTTGGAGGCATTCATCATTGCTGAACTCTCTAGATTCAAAATCACTAGATAGCAGAGCAAACTGTACTGTATGTCTTCTTGACTGTAGTTCTAAAACTTGACTCCTTGATTACAGATGTAGTGCAGCTGACTGAAATAGCACTATAGTGTTTCTTTACATCCCTGTGCATCTTATCTTTTTGTAATTCTTCCTCTTCTAGCTTCTTTCGTATTTCAGCAATCTTTCCATTCTCTAACAAATTGGAAACATTGgagatttaattaaaacttttaaagcttaatttaaaaaaagatctattgAACTTTGTTAGTAGAGATTTTCACAGCTGTCAAGAATGTGGGCCAACCTGATGTGCTTCTCATGGGAGCTACTGCCTTTCCCCGTATACTGTTAAGTTGATTGGGGCAGGAAATGTGTGTATTCTTATGTGTCCGTGTTGTGCCTAGCACAGCGGGGTTATTTCTGATTGCCAACCATAAAGGGGCCACTTCTGGTTAGAGCTTCTGGATGCTACTGTTTATTATACAAATAAAAAGTCTGTAGCTCATCTTTTCCTAGCTTCATGGTACTTTCTCTGGTAGAACGCAGGACTTCCTCGGAGGCTACCTTTAAATTGTGCTCCATTAACTatatagtacagtaactcctcacttaaagtcgtcttgtttaacgttgtttcgttgttacattgctgatcaattagagaacacgctcatttaaagttgtgtaatgctcccttataacgttgtctggcagccacctgctttgtccattgcttgcagaaagagcagcccattgcagctagctggtgggggcttggaaccagaatGGACatgcagcccccctatcagctcccctaggatccctgtgcggcagccgcccagcaggctatcaattgctggcagttcagctgtccctcctcccactgccatgtgctgctcctgcctctgccttggagctgctcccgggagcctcctgcttgctgtgcagggtgtgtgtatgtgtgtgtgtgttaatgtcaggatgtcccctcccccttgctcctgtcccccacttaccccatctctaTAAAGCGGGGTGGGGGACACGACAGGGTTCAGGACAGAGGGAGATCGCTGGCAGAAGCTGcatctcaacttgctgatctacttgctgatctacttagagtggggtcagtgtacttaaaggggaaatgcacatctctctcacacacacacacacacagtgtgtgtctctgtcttttgtctgccatgctgtctcccctccctccatttgtgctgccttgtagagtgtgaggctacactaacaacaatgtgttaacccttgagggctcagtggagtgctagttcatcatttagcagtaaggcattccctggaaaatatcccatcctcttccaccctctgacttcaccacctcaaccaatcTTCAcgatcatcattgctgtgtatagtattaaattgtttgtttaaaacttattgtgtgcgtgtgtgtgtgtgtgtgtgtgtaaataatagtcttttgtctggtgaaaaaaatttccctagaacctaacccccctatttacattaattcttacaaggaaattggatttgcttaacatagtTTCGCTTAAACTCGCATTttccaggaacataactacagcgttaagcgaggagttactgtatggaGAAGACATAAGGTGCCACAGTTATACAAATATATAGTAATAATAATGTCATTTTCTCTACTTCCTCCCACTAAAGACAGAGCCAATCACCTATCCACTCCACAACAtggcccagattctgatctcgATATCACAACTATAAATCTGGACCAACTCCATTGAAGTACATGGAGTTACTCCATATTTTCACCAGAATTAAATGTAATCAGCATCTTGTCCTTTCACTTCAGTAACTCAAGGGCTAAAAAACCTAACGTCACTGCGGAGTTTGGGTCTTCAGTGTGGTGGCGTAATACCACTGTCTATCAACAgcaaaattattcttttaaaacatgCTGTTCTAGAAGTATTTAACATCAGAACAAGaagactttgggcttgtctacacactgAAATAAAGTACTCTACTGAGCACTaacatgttgtgcattaattggtctgtctagaccaggggcgggcaaactttttggcctgagggtcacatcgggttttggaaactgtatggagggccggttNNNNNNNNNNNNNNNNNNNNNNNNNNNNNNNNNNNNNNNNNNNNNNNNNNNNNNNNNNNNNNNNNNNNNNNNNNNNNNNNNNNNNNNNNNNNNNNNNNNNNNNNNNNNNNNNNNNNNNNNNNNNNNNNNNNNNNNNNNNNNNNNNNNNNNNNNNNNNNNNNNNNNNNNNNNNNNNNNNNNNNNNNNNNNNNNNNNNNNNNNNNNNNNNNNNNNNNNNNNNNNNNNNNNNNNNNNNNNNNNNNNNNNNNNNNNNNNNNNNNNNNNNNNNNNNNNNNNNNNNNNNNNNNNNNNNNNNNNNNNNNNNNNNNNNNNNNNNNNNNNNNNNNNNNNNNNNNNNNNNNNNNNNNNNNNNNNNNNNNNNNNNNNNNNNNNNNNNNNNNNNNNNNNNNNNNNNNNNNNNNNNNNNNNNNNNNNNNNNNNNNNNNNNNNNNNNNNNNNNNNNNNNNNNNNNNNNNNNNNNNNNNNNNNNNNNNNNNNNNNNNNNNNNNNNNNNNNNNNNNNNNNNNNNNNNNNNNNNNNNNNNNNNNNNNNNNNNNNNNNNNNNNNNNNNNNNNNNNNNNNNNNNNNNNNNNNNNNNNNNNNNNNNNNNNNNNNNNNNNNNNNNNNNNNNNNNNNNNNNNNNNNNNNNNNNNNNNNNNNNNNNNNNNNNNNNNNNNNNNNNNNNNNNNNNNNNNNNNNNNNNNNNNNNNNNNNNNNNNNNNNNNNNNNNNNNNNNNNNNNNNNNNNNNNNNNNNNNNNNNNNNNNNNNNNNNNNNNNNNNNNNNNNNNNNNNNNNNNNNNNNNNNNNNNNNNNNNNNNNNNNNNNNNNNNNNNNNNNNNNNNNNNNNNNNNNNNNNNNNNNNNNNNNNNNNNNNNNNNNNNNNNNNNNNNNNNNNNNNNNNNNNNNNNNNNNNNNNNNNNNNNNNNNNNNNNNNNNNNNNNNNNNNNNNNNNNNNNNNNNNNNNNNNNNNNNNNNNNNNNNNNNNNNNNNNNNNNNNNNNNNNNNNNNNNNNNNNNNNNNNNNNNNNNNNNNNNNNNNNNNNNNNNNNNNNNNNNNNNNNNNNNNNNNNNNNNNNNNNNNNNNNNNNNNNNNNNNNNNNNNNNNNNNNNNNNNNNNNNNNNNNNNNNNNNNNNNNNNNNNNNNNNNNNNNNNNNNNNNNNNNNNNNNNNNNNNNNNNNNNNNNNNNNNNNNNNNNNNNNNNNNNNNNNNNNNNNNNNNNNNNNNNNNNNNNNNNNNNNNNNNNNNNNNNNNNNNNNNNNNNNNNNNNNNNNNNNNNNNNNNNNNNNNNNNNNNNNNNNNNNNNNNNNNNNNNNNNNNNNNNNNNNNNNNNNNNNNNNNNNNNNNNNNNNNNNNNNNNNNNNNNNNNNNNNNNNNNNNNNNNNNNNNNNNNNNNNNNNNNNNNNNNNNNNNNNNNNNNNNNNNNNNNNNNNNNNNNNNNNNNNNNNNNNNNNNNNNNNNNNNNNNNNNNNNNNNNNNNNNNNNNNNNNNNNNNNNNNNNNNNNNNNNNNNNNNNNNNNNNNNNNNNNNNNNNNNNNNNNNNNNNNNNNNNNNNNNNNNNNNNNNNNNNNNNNNNNNNNNNNNNNNNNNNNNNNNNNNNNNNNNNNNNNNNNNNNNNNNNNNNNNNNNNNNNNNNNNNNNNNNNNNNNNNNNNNNNNNNNNNNNNNNNNNNNNNNNNNNNNNNNNNNNNNNNNNNNNNNNNNNNNNNNNNNNNNNNNNNNNNNNNNNNNNNNNNNNNNNNNNNNNNNNNNNNNNNNNNNNNNNNNNNNNNNNNNNNNNNNNNNNNNNNNNNNNNNNNNNNNNNNNNNNNNNNNNNNNNNNNNNNNNNNNNNNNNNNNNNNNNNNNNNNNNNNNNNNNNNNNNNNNNNNNNNNNNNNNNNNNNNNNNNNNNNNNNNNNNNNNNNNNNNNNNNNNNNNNNNNNNNNNNNNNNNNNNNNNNNNNNNNNNNNNNNNNNNNNNNNNNNNNNNNNNNNNNNNNNNNNNNNNNNNNNNNNNNNNNNNNNNNNNNNNNNNNNNNNNNNNNNNNNNNNNNNNNNNNNNNNNNNNNNNNNNNNNNNNNNNNNNNNNNNNNNNNNNNNNNNNNNNNNNNNNNNNNNNNNNNNNNNNNNNNNNNNNNNNNNNNNNNNNNNNNNNNNNNNNNNNNNNNNNNNNNNNNNNNNNNNNNNNNNNNNNNNNNNNNNNNNNNNNNNNNNNNNNNNNNNNNNNNNNNNNNNNNNNNNNNNNNNNNNNNNNNNNNNNNNNNNNNNNNNNNNNNNNNNNNNNNNNNNNNNNNNNNNNNNNNNNNNNNNNNNNNNNNNNNNNNNNNNNNNNNNNNNNNNNNNNNNNNNNNNNNNNNNNNNNNNNNNNNNNNNNNNNNNNNNNNNNNNNNNNNNNNNNNNNNNNNNNNNNNNNNNNNNNNNNNNNNNNNNNNNNNNNNNNNNNNNNNNNNNNNNNNNNNNNNNNNNNNNNNNNNNNNNNNNNNNNNNNNNNNNNNNNNNNNNNNNNNNNNNNNNNNNNNNNNNNNNNNNNNNNNNNNNNNNNNNNNNNNNNNNNNNNNNNNNNNNNNNNNNNNNNNNNNNNNNNNNNNNNNNNNNNNNNNNNNNNNNNNNNNNNNNNNNNNNNNNNNNNNNNNNNNNNNNNNNNNNNNNNNNNNNNNNNNNNNNNNNNNNNNNNNNNNNNNNNNNNNNNNNNNNNNNNNNNNNNNNNNNNNNNNNNNNNNNNNNNNNNNNNNNNNNNNNNNNNNNNNNNNNNNNNNNNNNNNNNNNNNNNNNNNNNNNNNNNNNNNNNNNNNNNNNNNNNNNNNNNNNNNNNNNNNNNNNNNNNNNNNNNNNNNNNNNNNNNNNNNNNNNNNNNNNNNNNNNNNNNNNNNNNNNNNNNNNNNNNNNNNNNNNNNNNNNNNNNNNNNNNNNNNNNNNNNNNNNNNNNNNNNNNNNNNNNNNNNNNNNNNNNNNNNNNNNNNNNNNNNNNNNNNNNNNNNNNNNNNNNNNNNNNNNNNNNNNNNNNNNNNNNNNNNNNNNNNNNNNNNNNNNNNNNNNNNNNNNNNNNNNNNNNNNNNNNNNNNNNNNNNNNNNNNNNNNNNNNNNNNNNNNNNNNNNNNNNNNNNNNNNNNNNNNNaactcggacataggttaggggtttttatagaagtggatgggtagggttctgtgtcctgctttgtgcaggaggtcagactagatgatcatgttggtcccttctgacctatgagtctgtgagtctgcagggaccaattaatgcacaacatggcagtgcgctttagaaatcacaaCCCTATAGAGTGCATTACCCTACCATATAAACAAGGCAAGCATTTTAATCCACTTTTTAGTCATTCATTAATTAACTGTACtagtattatatataaataaaaggaacactaaaatatatttataatatagtattatatatcAGGTATATAAATGCTCTTTTCTCACttcagctccaaatattggggTGTGGTGGTGGCAACGAATACTTATCTCTAATGGAATTCTCTGAAGAGGGATTTTTCTGAACAGGCAATTTCTTCTATACACCATTAGATTTGCACATTAAAAGTTTTGAATCATAGGGAAAGTCAAGGTAAATGGCACATTGGGTTAGTGTACtagcctttcacctctggaggCCTAAGTTCAGAGTCTTTGATTTAGGTTACCATTATTAGTAGTATCTATATTACAGCTGTGCCTAGCACTGCCAGTCAGGACAGGGATTcattgtgctgtacaaacaaataaGAAGATAGTCCCTACTCTGAGAAGCTTACAATATGAGTGAATGTCACATTTGTACTTTAGTCCTCAGTTGTCCATCACACCGTTTGAAATGAGTAGCAATCTCTGCACAAGTGGTTCAGAATAGCAGGTATGTTGCTGGTCAGGGTTAAGCTGTGGTAATTGAATTGTATTgtgatgtttgtacagcacctgcctACACTAGACCTTGCTCAGGACAGATCTGttaatttatcattttcttgGGAAGTAAAtctactcacacacacacacaaagagtcACTATATGTCTTGATACATCTACTGAACATTAGGTGTCCTCTTTCTCATTTCTGTGCTCTGTGGTAAATGGAAAGAAATGAGTGCCACTTGCACTACATGAAGAAAAGGTATGGTAAATATGAGTCTCCAGAGGGAATTGACAGGACTCCAGTTTCTAGttactttgctttatttttcattcagGGATTTGTTTCATAGAACCCTATTTATTGGTGACTAAAAATAATCCCTCAAAAGTAAAGTCTAGTGGGCTAAGAATGTAAACTACAGTCCTCCCATCCAGGCTGTAGAGTGACTACTACACAGATACTACTTCAGCCCCATAGCTGAAATAGCCAGTGTATGGTATTTCTGTGACACTCTTCCCTCTTTCAACTCCATGGGCTATGGTAACAGGAATATCCACACAGTAATGGAATCCCAAggccccctctcttccccctacaTATCTGTGGCCCTCTCTTGGCATGTATCTGCAGCAGGAAAATGAAATTTGCTAGCAAATGTATCAAGACATATTTTAactaaatcattaaaaaaaaccattagAATCTGGTGTAAACAAAGCCATTGCTATTTAAAAATGACAGTTGGTCATTGATAACCATAAagcaagactggatatctttctaaaccATATGTTCAGGTGAGTATATAATTTAAATTCAAATCCTTGGGCTCGATGCAggaataactgggtgaaatgctCTGGGCTGTGTTAGGCAGTTTGTCTAACTGAAAGATTACAAAATCAAggggggcagatcctcaactgggaTAAATTCtaatagctccattgatttcagtggggctgtgtCAATTTACATCTGTGGAGGatctgccccagggctgcccgggggagggggggcaagtggggcaatttgccctgggcccctgaggggcccccatgagaatatagtattctgacTTTTTTATGGAAAGGACCCCCagaattgctttgccccaggctccctgaaccctctgggcggccctgatctGCCCATATGAATCTATAAAATACAGCTAAGGGTCAAGTGTTCAGAAAAGCATATGGGAAATTTCGTATTGTGAAACTTCAAACAAAAAGGAGCATTTGTTGAAAGGacaactgaaaactgaaataagtgaacagcagaatttttaattggtTTAAAAGAAAGAATGTTTATTATAATTTCTCTGAAGCAAGACTGTTGCAGTTTAACTGGAATTGCCTGGAAAAGAAAgacagttttctttaaaaaatagtgGGAGGAATTCCTTTTAAGAGATACTTCaggacaattaaaaaaaccaagcaCAACGTATCACTCTCAAGGGTCAATCCAGAGCTCATTAACATAAATAAAGTATGCCTTCAatatgctttggatcaggctctccttgaggttttgttttattataataaaaatcaTGTGTGTGTTATGTAGAATCTCCTCTTTAGGAAATAAAAAATTCTTAAATTAAGCAACCAAGACTTAACTGCTTcaggcttaaaaaaaacccaaaataccTAGAGTTTTCCTGAGCAGGGAATTCAAACCAATGTACAGCGTGGTAATGGTTTTCGTAAGTAATTTACCTAAAAAGTTAATTGGTGCTCAAACTGggtaaattaaaattaaaacaacactTGTGCAATAAGATGTTGCGAAGTACAGCACATACCTTGTGGATTGGATTCTAAAGCTGTATACCTGTAATCAGAAATTTCTTCACAAATTTCAGTGGAATACATGGAGTGATATTTTTCCTTGCCTGAAATGTAACTGTGTTTATGCTGTTTATTAACCAGAACTGTAATTTGGTCCCTTAGATTAACATAATCCTTATGGAGATGGCGAAATTCAAACTGCAATACATCCCTTTCATTTTCTATTGTCCGCAGATGGTTTTCCATTAGTAAATGGTCTTCATTCAATGTTCTGATGTTATTTTCATATTTGTAAGTATCTTGTTTACAttcctgcaggttttttttaagaacctgattgtccTCTGTGATATTTGCCACCACTGTTGATAAATTCTCCCATTCTCTGTTCATGTTTAACAAGTTAGTCTTCAAAATATCCCTTTCCGCTTTTGTATTTTGAAGTTCGGTCAAGAGTTTCTCCTCTGTGTAAGCTTTATCTGACTGGACCGTCTCAAGAGCCTGCTGCATTGTTTGTCTAGCATTAGCACATTCTTGCAATGTCATTTCAAGATCAAGCTTTTTGTCTTTAAGTGATTGCATTATGTGAACAAGAGTCTCCTGTTCAGAtttcattacattttctttttctttcagttgtCGTAtttcaatctgatttttttcaagttCTTTTTCAAGTGAattcttttcttttgcaagctgggATGTTTTTATTTCTAGTTTCTGATTTGCTTCTTGCAACACTGAAGATTCCTTTTGCAAAAATTCTAGTTCTGCAAAGAGCCTGTCTTTTTCACCGATAACAGCAATCATATTTTCTTGTGCTTTCTGGTTATTAATTTTGAAGTCATCTAATGCTTGCATCATACATTGGTTTTCACTACAGAGTTGACTCCTCTCTCCCTCAAGAGTTTTCTTTTGGTCTTGAAGTTCTTTGCATTTCTTTAACAACTTTTTCACTTCTTTAATACATTCTTTGCTGTCTCCTTCTGATTTAACTAACCTGACTTgcatgcttttcttttcttcaacTAAATCCTTAATTTGCTTCTCATACTGTGAATTTCTCTCTGTTAGAGACCTTATGATAACAGTAAGAGGTTTCATTTTTGACTTGAGAGTTACATTTTCATTCTCAAGTTCCATCACTTTCTTTTGTAAGAGTTTAGAATCTTTCAGGGAATTTTGTAACTCTTCCATTTTTGTGGTGTACTCATCAGCTCCGATTTCATAGAAGTCCTGATTTCCAAGCTTTAGTAACCTTTGATTTATGATTtgcagctgcttttctttttctttctgtagttTCTCTATGTGATCGAACATTAGTAATTTATCTTGTACTGTTTTAGAAATGACATTTAACTGGAACATGCCAACACCACTGTCAGTGCTACGCAATTCTTTGTTTCTATTCTTGGTTTCAGTT
This window contains:
- the CCDC110 gene encoding coiled-coil domain-containing protein 110 isoform X5, which gives rise to MTGTPPEMAMPTGSPETPLSKKKFHLDKKLCSTQSVEANSSIFGNVVSDVNISHQISLKAVTTGKIENSVEPIKNKTMIALKNDCKSKDYAKYECFLPCTNLEAESMVPPNEKVILDESKARVPLLKYSDEHHLIDNFSYSIKPLKGELQKSHEQELAHAFGHQNISCSQSNVFDDMSEQDQEKSALFLSREKLHVDLTSRKISESEESADSLHVALVSLKGNNLSLGQEFNKDSECDSSQNSSHITTCSTQTETETKNRNKELRSTDSGVGMFQLNVISKTVQDKLLMFDHIEKLQKEKEKQLQIINQRLLKLGNQDFYEIGADEYTTKMEELQNSLKDSKLLQKKVMELENENVTLKSKMKPLTVIIRSLTERNSQYEKQIKDLVEEKKSMQVRLVKSEGDSKECIKEVKKLLKKCKELQDQKKTLEGERSQLCSENQCMMQALDDFKINNQKAQENMIAVIGEKDRLFAELEFLQKESSVLQEANQKLEIKTSQLAKEKNSLEKELEKNQIEIRQLKEKENVMKSEQETLVHIMQSLKDKKLDLEMTLQECANARQTMQQALETVQSDKAYTEEKLLTELQNTKAERDILKTNLLNMNREWENLSTVVANITEDNQVLKKNLQECKQDTYKYENNIRTLNEDHLLMENHLRTIENERDVLQFEFRHLHKDYVNLRDQITVLVNKQHKHSYISGKEKYHSMYSTEICEEISDYRYTALESNPQENGKIAEIRKKLEEEELQKDKMHRDVKKHYSAISVSCTTSVIKESSFRTTVKKTYSTVCSAI
- the CCDC110 gene encoding coiled-coil domain-containing protein 110 isoform X2; this translates as MRQGGGHRKDCEDSSGGSRGQETDPLSLSVSGDLASCEEAGPNNYTSGIEGQIQPQSALKVQSEISEILNKNIIDVKTPQCSPDKLLMTGTPPEMAMPTGSPETPLSKKKFHLDKKLCSTQSVEANSSIFGNVVSDVNISHQISLKAVTTGKIENSVEPIKNKTMIALKNDCKSKDYAKYECFLPCTNLEAESMVPPNEKVILDESKARVPLLKYSDEHHLIDNFSYSIKPLKGELQKSHEQELAHAFGHQNISCSQSNVFDDMSEQDQEKSALFLSREKLHVDLTSRKISESEESADSLHVALVSLKGNNLSLGQEFNKDSECDSSQNSSHITTCSTQTETETKNRNKELRSTDSGVGMFQLNVISKTVQDKLLMFDHIEKLQKEKEKQLQIINQRLLKLGNQDFYEIGADEYTTKMEELQNSLKDSKLLQKKVMELENENVTLKSKMKPLTVIIRSLTERNSQYEKQIKDLVEEKKSMQVRLVKSEGDSKECIKEVKKLLKKCKELQDQKKTLEGERSQLCSENQCMMQALDDFKINNQKAQENMIAVIGEKDRLFAELEFLQKESSVLQEANQKLEIKTSQLAKEKNSLEKELEKNQIEIRQLKEKENVMKSEQETLVHIMQSLKDKKLDLEMTLQECANARQTMQQALETVQSDKAYTEEKLLTELQNTKAERDILKTNLLNMNREWENLSTVVANITEDNQVLKKNLQECKQDTYKYENNIRTLNEDHLLMENHLRTIENERDVLQFEFRHLHKDYVNLRDQITVLVNKQHKHSYISGKEKYHSMYSTEICEEISDYRYTALESNPQENGKIAEIRKKLEEEELQKDKMHRDVKKHYSAISVSCTTSVIKESSFRTTVKKTYSTVCSAI
- the CCDC110 gene encoding coiled-coil domain-containing protein 110 isoform X3; amino-acid sequence: MRQGGGHNNYTSGIEGQIQPQSALKILQQQLKSFQALRQQTLLNVNMVQSEISEILNKNIIDVKTPQCSPDKLLMTGTPPEMAMPTGSPETPLSKKKFHLDKKLCSTQSVEANSSIFGNVVSDVNISHQISLKAVTTGKIENSVEPIKNKTMIALKNDCKSKDYAKYECFLPCTNLEAESMVPPNEKVILDESKARVPLLKYSDEHHLIDNFSYSIKPLKGELQKSHEQELAHAFGHQNISCSQSNVFDDMSEQDQEKSALFLSREKLHVDLTSRKISESEESADSLHVALVSLKGNNLSLGQEFNKDSECDSSQNSSHITTCSTQTETETKNRNKELRSTDSGVGMFQLNVISKTVQDKLLMFDHIEKLQKEKEKQLQIINQRLLKLGNQDFYEIGADEYTTKMEELQNSLKDSKLLQKKVMELENENVTLKSKMKPLTVIIRSLTERNSQYEKQIKDLVEEKKSMQVRLVKSEGDSKECIKEVKKLLKKCKELQDQKKTLEGERSQLCSENQCMMQALDDFKINNQKAQENMIAVIGEKDRLFAELEFLQKESSVLQEANQKLEIKTSQLAKEKNSLEKELEKNQIEIRQLKEKENVMKSEQETLVHIMQSLKDKKLDLEMTLQECANARQTMQQALETVQSDKAYTEEKLLTELQNTKAERDILKTNLLNMNREWENLSTVVANITEDNQVLKKNLQECKQDTYKYENNIRTLNEDHLLMENHLRTIENERDVLQFEFRHLHKDYVNLRDQITVLVNKQHKHSYISGKEKYHSMYSTEICEEISDYRYTALESNPQENGKIAEIRKKLEEEELQKDKMHRDVKKHYSAISVSCTTSVIKESSFRTTVKKTYSTVCSAI
- the CCDC110 gene encoding coiled-coil domain-containing protein 110 isoform X1, with translation MRQGGGHRKDCEDSSGGSRGQETDPLSLSVSGDLASCEEAGPNNYTSGIEGQIQPQSALKILQQQLKSFQALRQQTLLNVNMVQSEISEILNKNIIDVKTPQCSPDKLLMTGTPPEMAMPTGSPETPLSKKKFHLDKKLCSTQSVEANSSIFGNVVSDVNISHQISLKAVTTGKIENSVEPIKNKTMIALKNDCKSKDYAKYECFLPCTNLEAESMVPPNEKVILDESKARVPLLKYSDEHHLIDNFSYSIKPLKGELQKSHEQELAHAFGHQNISCSQSNVFDDMSEQDQEKSALFLSREKLHVDLTSRKISESEESADSLHVALVSLKGNNLSLGQEFNKDSECDSSQNSSHITTCSTQTETETKNRNKELRSTDSGVGMFQLNVISKTVQDKLLMFDHIEKLQKEKEKQLQIINQRLLKLGNQDFYEIGADEYTTKMEELQNSLKDSKLLQKKVMELENENVTLKSKMKPLTVIIRSLTERNSQYEKQIKDLVEEKKSMQVRLVKSEGDSKECIKEVKKLLKKCKELQDQKKTLEGERSQLCSENQCMMQALDDFKINNQKAQENMIAVIGEKDRLFAELEFLQKESSVLQEANQKLEIKTSQLAKEKNSLEKELEKNQIEIRQLKEKENVMKSEQETLVHIMQSLKDKKLDLEMTLQECANARQTMQQALETVQSDKAYTEEKLLTELQNTKAERDILKTNLLNMNREWENLSTVVANITEDNQVLKKNLQECKQDTYKYENNIRTLNEDHLLMENHLRTIENERDVLQFEFRHLHKDYVNLRDQITVLVNKQHKHSYISGKEKYHSMYSTEICEEISDYRYTALESNPQENGKIAEIRKKLEEEELQKDKMHRDVKKHYSAISVSCTTSVIKESSFRTTVKKTYSTVCSAI